In Lepus europaeus isolate LE1 chromosome 9, mLepTim1.pri, whole genome shotgun sequence, the following are encoded in one genomic region:
- the SS18L2 gene encoding SS18-like protein 2 isoform X2, with protein MSSHCSPACGNFRSSSSSTLFYLSAPSGLDILQRLPGMSVAFVPDWLRGSAEVNQETIQRLLEENDQLIRCIVEYQNKGRANECVHYHCRCQPSRYFKSRIIFHLAVVKRN; from the exons atgtcCTCGCACTGTTCTCCGGCCTGTGGGAACTTCCGGTCCAGTAGTTCCTCCACTTTGTTCTATTTATCGGCTCCCTCCGGTCTTGACATCCTTCAACG GCTCCCCGGGATGTCTGTGGCCTTCGTACCCGACTGGCTGAGGGGCAGTGCGGAAGTCAATCAAGAGACCATCCAGCGG CTCCTGGAAGAGAATGACCAGCTCATCCGCTGTATCGTGGAGTATCAGAACAAAGGCCGGGCGAACGAGTGCGTCCA CTACCATTGCAGATGCCAGCCCAGCCGGTACTTCAAAAGCAGAATAATCTTCCACTTGGCTGTTGTGAAGAGAAATTGA
- the SS18L2 gene encoding SS18-like protein 2 isoform X1 yields MSSHCSPACGNFRSSSSSTLFYLSAPSGLDILQRLPGMSVAFVPDWLRGSAEVNQETIQRLLEENDQLIRCIVEYQNKGRANECVQYQHVLHRNLIYLATIADASPAGTSKAE; encoded by the exons atgtcCTCGCACTGTTCTCCGGCCTGTGGGAACTTCCGGTCCAGTAGTTCCTCCACTTTGTTCTATTTATCGGCTCCCTCCGGTCTTGACATCCTTCAACG GCTCCCCGGGATGTCTGTGGCCTTCGTACCCGACTGGCTGAGGGGCAGTGCGGAAGTCAATCAAGAGACCATCCAGCGG CTCCTGGAAGAGAATGACCAGCTCATCCGCTGTATCGTGGAGTATCAGAACAAAGGCCGGGCGAACGAGTGCGTCCA GTACCAGCATGTGTTACATAGAAATCTCATTTATCTAGCTACCATTGCAGATGCCAGCCCAGCCGGTACTTCAAAAGCAGAATAA